Genomic segment of Mycolicibacterium psychrotolerans:
GAGGGGCTGTTCGCCGAGAAGGTCGTTGTCGCCGGGGCGTCACGCGAGCAGCCGGTGGGCCTTGGCATGCTCTACTACGAGGACGGCACCTGGGGCCTGACGACGTTCGGTATCGCAAAAGTGGAGCCGCCCAAGGATTTCGACGGCATGTGCGCGCTGGCCGACGAGATCCTGCCCACGCACGTCAGTTCCGCGCTGCGCCAGGGTGAGCCGATCGGCGACGTGGCGTTTCACAAGTACCCGACCAGCCGGTGGCGTCGCTACGACAAGCTCGATCGGTTCCCGGACGGCATCATGCCGTTCGGCGATGCGGTAGCGAGCTTCAATCCGACCTTCGGGCAGGGCATGACGATGACGTCGCTGCAGGCGGGTCATCTGCAGCGTGCGCTGCGGGAGCCCGGTGAGAGCCTGGGCCTGACGTTCGCGAAGGCCACCGCGAAGACGACATGGCCCGTGTGGACGATGAACGCGATCGGCGATCTGGTGCTGCACCGGGCCGAGGGCTCGATGCCGTGGTGGTACCGCCCGGTCGGGTCACTGTTCGACCAGTTCCTCGGCGCTGCTGAGACGGATCCTGTTCTCGCAGAGTGGTTTCTGCGCCGGTTCAGCCTCCTCGACAACCTGTACATGGTGCCGTCGGCCAAGCTGGTCGGCCGCACGGTCCGTCACAACATGCGGCTGTGGGCCGCCGAGAGGCGCGGCAGAACTAGATCCCGACGGTCACCCGGAACAGTCGCGTCGGCTCCTGCGACATCAGCCTGATCGGACCTTCGTCGGCGGCCACCCACGCCGCCGCCCCGCGCTGCAATGTCACCGCCGACGCCTTGGCGTGCACGGTCGCAGCGCCCTGGGTGCACAGCAGGATCTGCGGGCCGTCGTGGCGGGTGGGCGCGTCGATCTCGTGGCCCAGTTGCTCCCCGTCGACCGTCAGCACCGACACCGCGAATTCCGGTGCAGGCGTCGGGTAGACGAGTTCGGCCCCGTCGCGCACGGAGTCGGGATGCACGATGATGTCCACGGCCGGGGTGAAGTCGAGCA
This window contains:
- a CDS encoding FAD-dependent oxidoreductase, encoding MTQSAEHAIVVGASLGGLCAARVLSDVFDRVTIFERDELPDGPANRPAVPQGRHVHLLMARGAQEFESLFPGLLDDMVAAGVPILENRPDCIHFGAAGHVLGTQHRLQNEFTAYVPSRPHLEWQIRRRVLDIANVTLVGEGVDEPVYDGRRVTGVTVAGSTVDADLVVDATGRGTRLPVWLEQWGFARPPEDTVNVGIGYATHQVRIPEGLFAEKVVVAGASREQPVGLGMLYYEDGTWGLTTFGIAKVEPPKDFDGMCALADEILPTHVSSALRQGEPIGDVAFHKYPTSRWRRYDKLDRFPDGIMPFGDAVASFNPTFGQGMTMTSLQAGHLQRALREPGESLGLTFAKATAKTTWPVWTMNAIGDLVLHRAEGSMPWWYRPVGSLFDQFLGAAETDPVLAEWFLRRFSLLDNLYMVPSAKLVGRTVRHNMRLWAAERRGRTRSRRSPGTVASAPATSA